From a single Triplophysa rosa linkage group LG17, Trosa_1v2, whole genome shotgun sequence genomic region:
- the cep120 gene encoding centrosomal protein of 120 kDa: MASKCDPLLIVVSILEGHRFPRRPRHSLVVEAGFDGETLSTDPVEHKEQPQFCTELAWELDRKTLHQHRLQRTPIKLQCYAVDASTSARECVGYIILDLRSVQEIKQAPKWHPLLSSKYTKVKPALLISMILENDTKHTPEQFKAKQAPPREGSPARVPVDAGELGAVLKADEGYHQIGAEDLCTDMFVLSVTLAFASRLEQLISGSVKVSSEASDFSFCYNLLGNDVTSEPFQNLLSPNFEPERASVRIRSSDRVLRLFLSQQPAVQIHLCCGNQSLGSTDVSLAGFLKSSTDLTSRPVAIEGAFILQPPNRSKLQLQSVPPELQPTVGVSVTLRAEDVNHQFDVQNENEPKTPVKKCPVSDAPRRRPADLQRAQTPRVPLTSPAASPEAQQSDSDAETLSSDVTQAPPTAHDAHAAVMHEAEAEAQDTSVSVSAPKISIPASAHHYCFSLDLRSVRDLRMSFPVNCILRYSYQFFGSAAPIMTNPAVQLRRNTEVFLPQSYCAFDFAALPSQLQDTFLRVPLLVEMWHRDSSCPDVVLGSVSIQLSHLLSSEKSRSLDASGRQRWRQCVSERTPITAAHGSEKLAELSYVAVLEDLGLVNAQDIMVSESSQEVQTAVAPPPQGQVGVDAVTRPRETLEYKAALELEMWKEMQEDLFDNQLKQKELSHMQALAEEWRRRDQQREALIKKKEMEYDVLEQQLQKTLSDLDKREKALAHAEMETQRLQRELRAEHELSVRELQDSGRRLREDCAHQVELERSKVKQLEDQLSRQQQQIQEAEKKYKQLEKEFHQYREQQNVRPEVRLQSEINLLTLEKVELERKLESAMKAKLHYKQQWGRALKELARFKQREQENAMTRLRKQQQELEHMRLRFLAAEEKEAVKHEKQELQDIHNQLNRLKQAEESSGRTEASPVRLNDLADEHLTRLLEERDALLRTGVYTHDDRIISELNRQIQDAMSNRRVR, encoded by the exons ATGGCGTCAAAATGTGACCCGCTGCTCATCGTTGTGTCCATACTGGAAG GTCATCGGTTTCCCAGAAGACCTCGGCACAGTCTGGTCGTGGAGGCTGGTTTCGATGGAGAAACTCTGTCCACAGATCCCGTAGAGCACAAAGAGCAGCCGCAGTTCTGTACGGAGCTGGCCTGGGAGCTGGACCGCAAGACTCTTCATCAGCACAG ACTCCAGAGGACACCCATCAAACTACAGTGTTACGCTGTCGATGCCAGCACGTCCGCCAGGGAATGTGTGGGATATATCATTCTTGATCTGAGATCGGTTCAGGAAATCAAACAG GCTCCTAAATGGCATCCGTTGCTTAGCAGCAAGTACACAAAAGTGAAACCAGCTCTTCTGATCAGCATGATTCTAGAGAACgacaccaaacacacaccggAGCAGTTCAAGGCTAAGCAAGCTCCTCCCAGAGAAG GTTCTCCAGCACGAGTTCCTGTGGACGCGGGTGAACTCGGGGCCGTTCTCAAAGCAGATGAAGGTTATCATCAGATCGGCGCTGAAGATCTCTGCACTGACATGTTTGTGTTGTCTGTAACGCTGGCGTTTGCTAGCCGGCTGGAGCAG TTGATCTCCGGCTCAGTGAAGGTCTCTTCTGAAGCTTCAGACTTCTCTTTCTGTTATAACCTCCTGGGGAATGACGTCACCAGTGAACCTTTCCAGAACCTCCTGAGTCCAAACTTTGAGCCTGAGCGTGCGTCTGTGCGGATCCGCAGCAGTGACAGAGTTCTGCGACTTTTTCTCTCCCAGCAGCCCGCTGTTCAG attcaCCTGTGCTGTGGAAATCAGTCGCTGGGCAGCACTGACGTCAGTCTGGCAGGATTTTTGAAGAGCAGCACAGATCTCACTTCACGCCCTGTCGCTATAGAGGGAGCTTTCATCCTGCAGCCTCCCAATCGCTCCAAACTCCAGCTACAGTCTGTCCCGCCGGAGCTTCAGCCCACTGTGGGTGTGTCTGTGACACTCAGAGCAGAAGACGTCAATCATCAG TTTGATGTGCAGAATGAAAACGAGCCGAAGACTCCAGTGAAGAAATGTCCCGTCTCAGACGCTCCTCGCAGACGTCCTGCAGATCTACAGAGAGCACAGACACCTCGTGTCCCTCTGACATCACCAGCAGCGTCTCCTGAGGCTCAGCAGTCTGACAGTGATGCGGAGACGCTGTCCAGCGATGTCACACAGGCTCCGCCCACTGCACATG ACGCACATGCTGCTGTCATGCATGAAGCTGAAGCCGAAGCGCAGGACACGTCTGTCTCAGTTTCTGCTCCAAAGATCTCCATTCCTGCTTCTGCACATCACTACTGTTTCTCTCTGGACCTGCGGAGCGTCCGTGACCTCAGGATGAGTTTCCCGGTCAACTGCATCCTCAG ATACTCGTATCAGTTCTTCGGCAGCGCGGCTCCCATCATGACCAATCCGGCCGTACAGCTGAGGAGGAACACAGAGGTCTTTCTGCCTCAGTCTTACTGCGCTTTTGATTTCGCTGCTCTGCCCAGTCAGCTTCAAGACACTTTCCTCAG GGTTCCTCTGTTGGTGGAGATGTGGCACAGAGACTCAAGTTGTCCAGATGTTGTGTTGGGTTCGGTCAGTATTCAGCTGTCTCATCTCCTCAGCTCAGAGAAGAGTCGATCCCTCGACGCGTCGGGCCGGCAGCGCTGGAGACAATGTGTTTCAGAGAGGACACCCATCACGGCCGCACACGG GTCTGAGAAGTTAGCGGAACTTTCATACGTGGCTGTTCTTGAAGATTTGGGTTTGGTGAACGCTCAGGATATCATGGTCTCTGAATCATCACAG GAGGTGCAGACAGCAGTAGCTCCTCCTCCTCAGGGTCAGGTGGGTGTGGACGCTGTGACACGACCTCGAGAGACCCTGGAGTACAAGGCAGCGCTGGAGCTGGAGATGTGGAAAGAGATGCAGGAGGACTTGTTTGATAATCAG TTGAAACAGAAGGAGTTGAGTCACATGCAGGCGCTCGCTGAGGAGTGGAGAAGAAGAGATCAACAGAGAGAAGCTCTCATCAAGAAgaag GAGATGGAATACGATGTTCTGGAGCAGCAGTTACAGAAGACTCTGTCAGATCTGGacaagagagagaaagcgcTCGCTCACGCTGAGATGGAG ACGCAGAGGCTGCAGCGGGAGTTGCGTGCGGAGCACGAGTTGAGCGTGCGGGAGCTGCAGGACAGCGGCAGGCGTCTGCGTGAGGACTGCGCTCACCAGGTGGAGCTggagaggtcaaaggtcaagcaGCTGGAGGATCAACTGAGCCGACAGCAACAGCAG ATTCAAGAGGCTGAAAAAAAGTACAAGCAGTTAGAGAAAGAGTTTCATCAGTACCGGGAGCAGCAGAACGTCCGTCCGGAGGTCCGTCTGCAGTCAGAGATCAATCTGTTGACCCTTGAGAAG GTGGAACTGGAACGCAAGCTAGAATCTGCCATGAAAGCTAAGCTCCATTACAAGCAGCAGTGGGGTCGAGCCCTGAAAGAGCTGGCCAGATTTAAACAG CGAGAGCAGGAGAACGCAATGACACGCTTGAGGAAACAGCAGCAGGAACTGGAGCACATGCGCTTGCGCTTTCTGGCCGCTGAAGAGAAGGAAGCTGTCAAACATGAGAAACAAGAACTTCAGGACATCCACAACCAGCTGAACAG ACTGAAGCAGGCGGAGGAATCGAGCGGCCGCACAGAAGCGTCACCCGTCCGTCTGAATGACCTCGCAGATGAACACCTGACCCGTCTGCTGGAGGAGAGAGACGCTCTGCTGCGCACCGGCGTCTACACACACGATGACAGAATCATTTCTGAACTCAACAGACAGATTCAAGATGCCATGAGTAACAGAAGAGTCCGCTGA
- the prdm6 gene encoding putative histone-lysine N-methyltransferase PRDM6 isoform X1, protein MLKPSEPSGSAFLKVDPTYIQHWQQLFPQNPLKTAALENLRQRPNLISSTSSASVPAPSSAPSVSSLAGLSQLAVPQIALFGQSDSSGTGGSCQARELSNFQNDRASRLKLSSEELDFYLYGQQRMEIIPLNNHCGDVHNRCDMCADNRNGECPMHGPLHSLRRLVGTSSASAAVPPPEVPEWLRDLPREVCLCTSTVPGLGYGICAAQRIPQGTWIGPFQGVSLPLDKAQSGPVRNTRHLWEIYDQEGALQYFIDGNEPSKSSWMRYIRCARHCGEQNMMVVQYRSCIFYRACTDIPRGTELLVWYNDSYTSFFGIPLQCIAQDENLNVPTTVIEAMSRQETLQSFSKSPKSSSLVLQRSLVFPQTPSSRSFSLLDKSGHNVTESVLNQMSSKNQRVLASPTSTSQLSSEFSDWHLWKCGQCFKTFTQRILLQMHVCTQNPDRPYQCGHCSQSFSQPSELRNHVVTHSSDRPFKCGYCGRAFAGATTLNNHIRTHTGEKPFKCERCDRSFTQATQLSRHQRMPNECKPISESSESIEVD, encoded by the exons ATGCTGAAGCCGAGCGAGCCCAGCGGTTCTGCTTTCCTCAAAGTGGACCCGACTTACATCCAGCACTGGCAGCAGCTGTTCCCGCAGAACCCGCTGAAAACAGCCGCGCTGGAGAACCTCCGACAGAGACCCAACCTCATCTCCTCGACCTCATCGGCATCTGTACCGGCGCCCTCGAGCGCTCCCTCCGTGTCGTCTTTAGCGGGTTTGAGTCAGCTCGCGGTGCCGCAGATCGCGCTGTTCGGACAGTCGGACAGCAGCGGCACCGGCGGCTCGTGTCAGGCCAGAGAACTTTCAAACTTTCAGAATGATCGCGCGTCCCGTCTGAAGCTGAGCTCCGAGGAACTGGACTTCTATCTGTACGGCCAGCAGAGGATGGAGATCATCCCTCTAAACAACCACTGCGGAGACGTTCATAACC GCTGTGACATGTGTGCGGACAACCGGAACGGGGAGTGCCCCATGCACGGCCCCCTGCACTCGCTGCGGAGGCTGGTGGGGACCAGCAGCGCCTCGGCAGCCGTTCCCCCCCCAGAGGTCCCGGAGTGGCTGAGGGATTTGCCCCGTGAGGTGTGTCTGTGCACCAGCACCGTCCCGGGTCTGGGCTACGGCATCTGTGCAGCCCAGCGCATCCCACAGGGCACCTGGATCGGGCCCTTCCAGGGAGTGTCTCTACCGCTGGACAAGGCTCAGTCCGGTCCCGTTCGAAACACAAGACACTTATGGGAG ATTTATGATCAGGAGGGAGCGCTGCAGTACTTCATTGATGGTAATGAACCCAGTAAATCCAGCTGGATGAGATACATCCGCTGTGCCAGACACTGTGGAGAACAGAACATGATGGTGGTGCAGTACAG GTCGTGTATTTTCTACCGGGCGTGTACAGATATTCCTCGTGGAACGGAGCTTCTGGTTTGGTATAATGACAGCTATACGTCTTTCTTTGGAATTCCGCTGCAGTGCATCGCTCAGGATGAAAACT TAAATGTGCCGACTACTGTAATAGAGGCCATGAGTCGACAGGAGACGCTTCAGTCTTTCAGTAAAAGTCCCAAATCCTCTTCACTGGTTCTGCAGCGTTCACTGGTGTTTCCCCAGACGCCCTCCTCACGGAGCTTCTCTCTCCTGGACAAGAGCGGACACAACGTCACAGAGTCCGTTTTGAACCAGATGAGCTCGAAAAACCAGCGCGTGCTGGCGAGTCCCACCTCCACCAGTCAGCTGAGTTCAGAGTTCAGTGACTGGCATCTGTGGAAATGCGGCCAGTGCTTCAAAACCTTCACTCAACGCATTCTGCTGCAGATGCACGTGTGCACGCAAAACCCCGACAG ACCGTATCAGTGTGGACACTGTTCTCAATCCTTCTCTCAACCCTCGGAGCTGAGGAATCACGTGGTGACACACTCCAGTGACCGGCCCTTTAAATGCGGCTACTGCGGCCGGGCGTTCGCTGGGGCCACGACTCTCAACAACCACATCCGCACACACACGGGAGAGAAGCCTTTCAA gtgcgAGAGATGCGACCGCAGTTTCACGCAGGCCACGCAGCTCAGCAGACACCAGCGGATGCCCAACGAGTGCAAACCCATCAGCGAGAGCAGCGAATCAATCGAGGTGGATTAA
- the prdm6 gene encoding putative histone-lysine N-methyltransferase PRDM6 isoform X2: protein MLKPSEPSGSAFLKVDPTYIQHWQQLFPQNPLKTAALENLRQRPNLISSTSSASVPAPSSAPSVSSLAGLSQLAVPQIALFGQSDSSGTGGSCQARELSNFQNDRASRLKLSSEELDFYLYGQQRMEIIPLNNHCGDVHNRCDMCADNRNGECPMHGPLHSLRRLVGTSSASAAVPPPEVPEWLRDLPREVCLCTSTVPGLGYGICAAQRIPQGTWIGPFQGVSLPLDKAQSGPVRNTRHLWEIYDQEGALQYFIDGNEPSKSSWMRYIRCARHCGEQNMMVVQYRSCIFYRACTDIPRGTELLVWYNDSYTSFFGIPLQCIAQDENLNVPTTVIEAMSRQETLQSFSKSPKSSSLVLQRSLVFPQTPSSRSFSLLDKSGHNVTESVLNQMSSKNQRVLASPTSTSQLSSEFSDWHLWKCGQCFKTFTQRILLQMHVCTQNPDRPYQCGHCSQSFSQPSELRNHVVTHSSDRPFKCGYCGRAFAGATTLNNHIRTHTGEKPFK from the exons ATGCTGAAGCCGAGCGAGCCCAGCGGTTCTGCTTTCCTCAAAGTGGACCCGACTTACATCCAGCACTGGCAGCAGCTGTTCCCGCAGAACCCGCTGAAAACAGCCGCGCTGGAGAACCTCCGACAGAGACCCAACCTCATCTCCTCGACCTCATCGGCATCTGTACCGGCGCCCTCGAGCGCTCCCTCCGTGTCGTCTTTAGCGGGTTTGAGTCAGCTCGCGGTGCCGCAGATCGCGCTGTTCGGACAGTCGGACAGCAGCGGCACCGGCGGCTCGTGTCAGGCCAGAGAACTTTCAAACTTTCAGAATGATCGCGCGTCCCGTCTGAAGCTGAGCTCCGAGGAACTGGACTTCTATCTGTACGGCCAGCAGAGGATGGAGATCATCCCTCTAAACAACCACTGCGGAGACGTTCATAACC GCTGTGACATGTGTGCGGACAACCGGAACGGGGAGTGCCCCATGCACGGCCCCCTGCACTCGCTGCGGAGGCTGGTGGGGACCAGCAGCGCCTCGGCAGCCGTTCCCCCCCCAGAGGTCCCGGAGTGGCTGAGGGATTTGCCCCGTGAGGTGTGTCTGTGCACCAGCACCGTCCCGGGTCTGGGCTACGGCATCTGTGCAGCCCAGCGCATCCCACAGGGCACCTGGATCGGGCCCTTCCAGGGAGTGTCTCTACCGCTGGACAAGGCTCAGTCCGGTCCCGTTCGAAACACAAGACACTTATGGGAG ATTTATGATCAGGAGGGAGCGCTGCAGTACTTCATTGATGGTAATGAACCCAGTAAATCCAGCTGGATGAGATACATCCGCTGTGCCAGACACTGTGGAGAACAGAACATGATGGTGGTGCAGTACAG GTCGTGTATTTTCTACCGGGCGTGTACAGATATTCCTCGTGGAACGGAGCTTCTGGTTTGGTATAATGACAGCTATACGTCTTTCTTTGGAATTCCGCTGCAGTGCATCGCTCAGGATGAAAACT TAAATGTGCCGACTACTGTAATAGAGGCCATGAGTCGACAGGAGACGCTTCAGTCTTTCAGTAAAAGTCCCAAATCCTCTTCACTGGTTCTGCAGCGTTCACTGGTGTTTCCCCAGACGCCCTCCTCACGGAGCTTCTCTCTCCTGGACAAGAGCGGACACAACGTCACAGAGTCCGTTTTGAACCAGATGAGCTCGAAAAACCAGCGCGTGCTGGCGAGTCCCACCTCCACCAGTCAGCTGAGTTCAGAGTTCAGTGACTGGCATCTGTGGAAATGCGGCCAGTGCTTCAAAACCTTCACTCAACGCATTCTGCTGCAGATGCACGTGTGCACGCAAAACCCCGACAG ACCGTATCAGTGTGGACACTGTTCTCAATCCTTCTCTCAACCCTCGGAGCTGAGGAATCACGTGGTGACACACTCCAGTGACCGGCCCTTTAAATGCGGCTACTGCGGCCGGGCGTTCGCTGGGGCCACGACTCTCAACAACCACATCCGCACACACACGGGAGAGAAGCCTTTCAAGTAA